A single region of the Salvia miltiorrhiza cultivar Shanhuang (shh) chromosome 8, IMPLAD_Smil_shh, whole genome shotgun sequence genome encodes:
- the LOC131001915 gene encoding LOB domain-containing protein 1-like: protein MHQPTTTSAAATVVLEAGHWPSLTLPASSAILTLCAACKTLRRRCVEKCMLAPYFPPDEPLKFAIAHRIFGASNIIKLLQEVGEGERADAVNSMVYEANARLRDPIYGCAGAICHLQKQIDHLQIQLATAHAQILNLQCHNAILQNQFCKTQQPSLDDEGILGVGDPLWT, encoded by the exons ATGCATCAGCccaccaccacctccgccgccgccacGGTGGTCCTAGAGGCGGGACATTGGCCGTCTCTGACATTGCCAGCTTCGTCAGCGATCCTCACTCTGTGCGCTGCTTGCAAGACCCTCCGCCGCCGCTGCGTTGAGAAATGCATGCTGGCGCCCTACTTCCCTCCCGATGAACCTCTCAAGTTCGCCATTGCTCACCGGATTTTCGGAGCCAGCAACATTATTAAGCTGTTGCAG gAAGTTGGAGAAGGTGAAAGGGCAGATGCAGTGAACAGCATGGTGTACGAAGCAAACGCTAGGTTAAGGGATCCCATCTACGGCTGTGCGGGCGCCATTTGTCATCTCCAGAAGCAGATCGACCACCTTCAGATCCAACTAGCCACAGCGCATGCTCAAATACTCAACCTGCAATGCCACAATGCAATTTTGCAAAATCAATTTTGCAAAACACAACAACCTTCTCTTGATGATGAAGGAATACTGGGGGTGGGGGACCCCCTTTGGACATGA
- the LOC131001914 gene encoding zinc finger BED domain-containing protein RICESLEEPER 1-like, producing the protein MTVIEYCFPKMYSKEEAREKIKKVRDALYELYDEYVADMYSDISTQSGQIIDNTNRTSGVQEASGWSEFIQHVKYAQTSKPQQSELSNYLEEGCHICEDMSTPFDALEWWITSALKYRILSKMAHDILAIPVSTVASEATFSAGGRVIDTYRASLNADTVQTLICGGDWCRSLHGVKRKNKSEKKPLEIMLPTS; encoded by the exons ATGACGGTCATTGAGTATTGTTTTCCCAAGATGTATTCCAAAgaagaagctcgtgaaaaaatCAAGAAAGTGAGGGATGCATTATATGAGCTGTATGATGAATATGTGGCAGACATGTATTCTGATATTTCTACACAAAGTGGGCAAATCATTGACAATACCAATCGCACAAGTGGAGTTCAAGAAGCTTCGGGTTGGTCCGAGTTCATTCAACATGTGAAATATGCTCAAACTAGTAAGCCACAACAGTCAGAGTTGAGCAACTACTTGGAAGAGGGATGTCATATTTGTGAAGATATGTCAACTCCATTTGATGCTTTAGAATGGTGGATAACGAGTGCATTGAAGTATCGTATATTATCTAAAATGGCTCATGATATACTAGCTATTCCCGTATCAACTGTGGCATCAGAAGCTACTTTTAGCGCAGGGGGTCGAGTTATTGATACATATCGAGCCTCATTGAATGCCGATACAGTGCAAACATTAATTTGTGGAGGAGATTGGTGTCGTAGTCTTCATGGTGTGAAGAGAAAGAACAAA AGTGAGAAGAAACCTTTGGAGATTATGCTACCCACTTCTTGA